A region of Halalkaliarchaeum desulfuricum DNA encodes the following proteins:
- a CDS encoding J domain-containing protein, producing MIVDWVTAAPAWLLAGLVVGTLLSVLIAGAFLVGARLFPAPGTATASGDRADGDGSSRRRTDVRNYLGGIDEEFFEGYVAHGEEVDFYLPRRDVAITFDAQVYFSLAEADTYAVLYEHEMPVHHLGRRLPFEVSGIGQSVGAGVGPPGAGDVPVGAESVDVAFAELGIDRTTDVAAVRDAYRRRVKDVHPDQGGSKAAFRRVSEAYATARNYTARAGGSAP from the coding sequence GTGATCGTCGATTGGGTGACGGCCGCTCCTGCGTGGCTCCTCGCAGGTCTCGTCGTCGGGACCCTGTTGAGCGTTCTGATCGCGGGAGCGTTTCTCGTCGGCGCTCGGTTGTTTCCCGCCCCTGGAACGGCGACAGCGTCCGGAGATCGGGCCGACGGTGACGGCTCTTCCCGACGCCGGACGGACGTCCGAAACTATCTCGGCGGGATCGACGAAGAGTTCTTCGAAGGGTACGTCGCCCACGGTGAAGAGGTCGACTTTTATCTCCCCCGGCGAGACGTCGCCATCACGTTCGACGCGCAGGTGTACTTCTCGCTTGCGGAGGCCGACACGTACGCGGTGTTGTACGAACACGAAATGCCCGTCCACCATCTCGGCCGTCGGCTCCCCTTCGAGGTTTCCGGCATCGGCCAGTCGGTCGGTGCCGGAGTCGGCCCTCCCGGCGCCGGAGACGTTCCGGTCGGGGCGGAGTCCGTTGACGTCGCGTTTGCGGAGCTCGGCATCGACCGGACGACCGACGTGGCGGCAGTCAGGGACGCCTACCGGCGGCGGGTCAAGGACGTCCATCCCGACCAGGGAGGCAGTAAAGCGGCGTTCCGACGGGTCAGCGAGGCGTACGCGACCGCACGCAACTACACCGCACGCGCCGGGGGTTCGGCGCCGTGA
- a CDS encoding M42 family metallopeptidase gives MEHDFELLEELTEARGVPGYEDRIREIVRREFDETVDRVRTDAMGNVVGTIEGIGDGNESADGSESDDGSESDDGSESDDGSYSVAVAAHMDEIGFMVKHVTDEGFLQVDALGGFDPRVLRAQRVTVHSDDGDLTGVIGSVPPHTLTEEQREKKDEVEDVYIDVGLDGDAASEQVAVGDLVTLDQTTVEMGELVTGKALDDRVCVFQLLEAARRIEDPDVTIHFAATVQEEVGLRGAQALGVDVDPDLAIALDVTVANDVPQIGDESKQVTEVGEGTAVKLKDSSVITNPKVNRRLRDVAERREIDHQLEVLPAGGTDTAGFQNTHGAKPVGAISIPTRYLHTVTESAHVDDIDAAIDLLVAFLETETGENDYTL, from the coding sequence ATGGAGCACGATTTCGAACTCCTCGAAGAGCTGACTGAAGCGCGCGGCGTCCCCGGCTACGAGGACCGGATCCGGGAGATCGTCCGACGGGAATTCGATGAGACGGTCGATCGGGTACGGACAGACGCAATGGGGAACGTGGTCGGAACGATCGAGGGAATCGGCGACGGGAACGAGAGCGCCGACGGAAGTGAGAGCGACGACGGAAGTGAGAGCGACGACGGAAGTGAGAGCGACGACGGAAGCTACAGCGTCGCCGTCGCTGCACACATGGACGAGATCGGGTTCATGGTGAAACACGTGACAGACGAGGGGTTCCTGCAGGTGGACGCACTGGGCGGGTTCGACCCACGCGTGCTGCGCGCCCAGCGGGTGACGGTCCACTCCGACGACGGCGACCTGACCGGCGTAATCGGATCGGTGCCGCCACACACGCTCACCGAAGAACAGCGCGAGAAGAAAGACGAGGTCGAGGACGTCTACATCGACGTGGGGCTGGACGGCGACGCGGCAAGCGAGCAGGTTGCTGTCGGGGACCTGGTGACGCTGGATCAGACGACCGTCGAGATGGGAGAACTCGTCACCGGGAAGGCGCTGGACGACAGGGTCTGTGTGTTCCAGTTGCTCGAGGCCGCCCGGCGGATCGAAGATCCCGACGTCACGATTCACTTCGCAGCGACCGTCCAGGAGGAGGTCGGCCTCCGGGGAGCACAGGCGCTCGGGGTCGACGTCGATCCCGACCTGGCGATCGCGCTGGACGTCACCGTCGCGAACGACGTCCCGCAGATCGGCGACGAGTCGAAGCAGGTGACCGAGGTCGGCGAGGGGACGGCCGTGAAGTTGAAGGATTCGAGCGTCATCACGAACCCGAAGGTGAACCGTCGGCTCCGCGATGTGGCCGAACGCCGGGAGATCGACCACCAACTCGAGGTGCTCCCCGCCGGGGGGACCGACACCGCCGGCTTCCAGAACACCCACGGCGCGAAGCCGGTGGGGGCGATCTCGATCCCGACCAGATACCTCCACACGGTGACCGAAAGCGCCCACGTCGACGACATCGACGCCGCGATCGACCTGCTGGTCGCGTTCCTCGAGACAGAGACTGGCGAAAACGATTACACGCTCTAA
- a CDS encoding DUF7839 domain-containing protein, whose translation MSDALRDKRTATRFRILSEIADRQPAVSQGEIATEVGVTSQAVSEYIRELVEEGLVTKDGRSRYRVTKEGVDWLFQEARELRRFADHVTEDVLDSVHEDAAIAAEAIESGETVTLVVTEGLLYAHPGEEGPATGIATTDAEPGEDVSVTGFEGVIDIEPGTVTVFRVPPARSGGSDAVDEAALSSAVSAADLVVAAGVEGVVALRTIDIEPAVTAAAGEVAAEAAMRGRDVAVVASADALGRVTDALRDAGVSYEVAGADA comes from the coding sequence ATGAGCGACGCCCTGCGGGACAAACGCACGGCGACCCGATTTCGGATCCTCTCGGAGATCGCCGATCGACAGCCTGCGGTCAGCCAGGGGGAGATTGCCACGGAGGTCGGCGTGACCAGCCAGGCGGTCAGCGAGTACATCCGCGAGCTCGTCGAGGAAGGGCTCGTGACCAAGGACGGACGGTCGCGTTACCGAGTGACCAAGGAGGGAGTCGACTGGCTCTTCCAGGAGGCCAGAGAGCTCAGGCGGTTCGCCGATCACGTGACCGAAGACGTCCTCGACAGCGTTCACGAGGACGCCGCGATCGCCGCCGAAGCGATCGAAAGCGGAGAGACCGTCACGCTCGTCGTGACGGAGGGGCTGTTGTATGCCCATCCCGGTGAGGAGGGCCCTGCCACCGGGATCGCGACGACCGACGCCGAGCCCGGGGAGGACGTAAGCGTCACCGGGTTCGAGGGCGTCATCGACATCGAACCGGGAACGGTCACCGTCTTCCGCGTCCCGCCGGCCCGATCCGGGGGGAGCGACGCCGTCGACGAGGCGGCGCTTTCGTCGGCCGTCTCGGCGGCCGACCTGGTGGTGGCTGCCGGCGTGGAAGGGGTGGTCGCACTCCGAACGATCGACATCGAGCCGGCGGTGACCGCTGCTGCCGGCGAGGTCGCAGCCGAGGCCGCAATGCGCGGACGGGACGTGGCCGTCGTGGCAAGCGCCGACGCCCTGGGACGGGTGACCGACGCGCTGCGGGACGCCGGCGTCTCCTACGAGGTCGCCGGCGCCGACGCGTAG
- a CDS encoding NAD(P)/FAD-dependent oxidoreductase — protein sequence MTDDVIVVGGGLAGLVATRRLAERGADVTLLERRETVGGRVRSRQRDGFTLDRGFQVLFTGYPAVKRELDLEALDLRRFKPGAIIARPSERSVLSDPLRDPTAAVESLFNHEIPLSDKLRTLLLRRELRSRDLASIFEGRDTDIRSFLREWGFSEAYVNNFVAPFYGGITLDRSLSTSKRVFEYTFAVLSEGHTAVPADGMGAITAQLADRATAAGATIETDRRITGVDPTDDGTVEVRTPEGVRRATAAIVATDPRAAADLTGIESVPTDGRASVTQYYSLPAGAGPGTDRRLLLNAKGGAESEGDAATGGEVPGVDTPNTIVPLTEAAPEYAPGDRELLCATFLGERPVEVGDGELFERAQRTLESWYPERTFGGLERVWTDRIRFGQFRQPPGIHETLPDVRDPDGSVYLAGEYTQWSSIQGAMESGRVAAEAVLADEFGDSQ from the coding sequence ATGACAGACGACGTGATCGTGGTCGGCGGGGGGCTGGCCGGCCTCGTCGCGACCCGACGCCTGGCGGAGCGTGGCGCCGACGTGACGCTTCTGGAACGGCGCGAAACCGTCGGCGGGCGGGTGCGAAGTCGACAGCGGGACGGGTTCACCCTGGATCGCGGGTTCCAGGTGCTTTTCACCGGCTATCCCGCGGTGAAACGCGAGCTCGATCTCGAGGCGCTGGACCTGCGCCGGTTCAAGCCGGGGGCGATCATCGCCCGCCCGAGCGAACGATCGGTGCTTTCGGATCCGCTTCGCGATCCGACCGCGGCCGTCGAGTCGCTTTTCAACCACGAGATCCCGCTGAGCGACAAGCTCAGGACGCTGCTGTTGCGCCGCGAACTCCGGAGTCGGGATCTCGCGTCGATCTTCGAGGGGCGCGACACGGACATCCGGTCGTTCCTCCGGGAGTGGGGGTTTTCGGAGGCGTACGTGAACAACTTCGTCGCCCCGTTTTACGGCGGGATCACGCTCGATCGGTCGCTGTCGACCTCCAAACGGGTGTTCGAGTACACCTTCGCCGTGCTGTCGGAGGGACACACCGCCGTCCCGGCCGACGGGATGGGCGCGATCACCGCCCAACTCGCCGATCGGGCGACAGCCGCCGGCGCGACGATCGAGACCGACAGGCGGATCACGGGGGTGGATCCGACCGACGACGGGACGGTGGAGGTACGGACGCCGGAGGGGGTCCGGCGTGCGACGGCGGCGATCGTCGCGACCGATCCACGGGCGGCCGCCGATCTGACCGGAATCGAATCCGTCCCGACAGACGGGCGGGCAAGCGTCACCCAGTACTACAGCCTTCCGGCCGGCGCGGGTCCGGGTACAGATCGTCGGCTCCTGTTGAACGCGAAAGGGGGCGCCGAAAGCGAGGGTGACGCCGCGACGGGCGGGGAGGTTCCGGGCGTCGACACGCCGAACACGATCGTGCCCCTCACGGAGGCCGCCCCGGAGTACGCCCCCGGGGATCGGGAACTGCTGTGTGCGACGTTCCTCGGCGAACGGCCGGTCGAAGTCGGCGACGGGGAACTGTTCGAACGGGCCCAGCGGACCCTCGAATCGTGGTATCCCGAACGGACGTTCGGGGGGCTCGAGCGCGTCTGGACCGACAGGATCCGGTTCGGGCAGTTCCGGCAGCCGCCGGGGATCCACGAGACGCTCCCGGACGTGCGCGATCCCGACGGCTCGGTGTACCTGGCCGGCGAGTACACCCAGTGGTCGTCGATACAGGGCGCCATGGAGAGCGGCCGAGTTGCAGCGGAGGCGGTGCTGGCCGACGAGTTCGGCGATTCACAGTAG
- a CDS encoding MTH865 family protein yields MADVQSELREQFIEAFEGADYPVNNQMDLVPALPDGPGTKFEADGVTISAMELASKLGDHQEFPYETVEELVDDIIEGLKAEDVI; encoded by the coding sequence ATGGCAGACGTACAATCAGAACTGCGCGAACAGTTCATCGAGGCGTTCGAGGGAGCTGACTACCCGGTCAACAACCAGATGGATCTCGTTCCGGCGCTGCCGGACGGTCCCGGCACGAAGTTCGAGGCCGACGGGGTCACCATCTCTGCGATGGAACTCGCCTCGAAGCTCGGTGACCACCAGGAGTTCCCGTACGAGACGGTCGAAGAACTCGTCGACGACATCATCGAGGGGCTCAAAGCCGAAGACGTGATCTAG
- a CDS encoding metallophosphoesterase, giving the protein MRDLSVRDRAAFLPGADALVVADVHAGRDEASSVQFPLGERDDLVDRLDALLAHFAPETVVFAGDLFHRFDGVGRPAREGLRELVSTCRRTDARPVLVGGNHDTTLSAASDETVHDAYALRDGTVVCHGHEEPSIQGDRYVVGHLHPTIEIEGHTRPCFLWGPEAYAGADVLVLPAFNRLAPGVDVNGVYNPDVSSPLVRDIDAFRPIVYDPDSHETLRFPPLSKLRRLL; this is encoded by the coding sequence ATGAGGGATCTGTCCGTCCGGGATCGCGCCGCGTTCCTGCCCGGGGCTGACGCCCTCGTCGTCGCGGACGTGCACGCGGGGCGCGACGAGGCCTCGAGCGTGCAGTTCCCGCTCGGCGAGCGGGACGATCTCGTCGATCGTCTGGATGCGCTTTTGGCCCATTTCGCGCCCGAAACCGTCGTCTTCGCCGGAGATCTGTTCCACCGGTTCGATGGGGTTGGACGGCCCGCACGCGAGGGGTTGCGCGAACTCGTGTCGACCTGTCGGCGTACGGATGCCCGGCCGGTTCTCGTCGGCGGCAACCACGACACGACGCTTTCGGCGGCGTCGGACGAGACCGTCCACGATGCGTACGCGCTGCGGGACGGGACCGTCGTCTGTCACGGTCACGAGGAGCCCTCGATCCAGGGGGACCGATACGTGGTCGGCCACCTCCATCCGACGATAGAAATCGAGGGTCACACCCGCCCCTGTTTCCTGTGGGGTCCGGAGGCGTACGCCGGCGCGGACGTGCTGGTGTTGCCGGCGTTCAACCGTCTCGCACCGGGCGTCGACGTGAACGGGGTGTACAACCCCGACGTTTCCAGCCCGCTGGTTCGCGACATCGACGCGTTCCGCCCGATCGTCTACGATCCGGACAGCCATGAGACGCTCAGGTTTCCGCCGCTTTCGAAGCTCCGTCGGCTACTGTGA